In Panthera uncia isolate 11264 chromosome B4, Puncia_PCG_1.0, whole genome shotgun sequence, one genomic interval encodes:
- the ARSA gene encoding arylsulfatase A, producing MVVLWALALAFAIGLATAGPPNIMLIFADDLGYGDLGSYGHPSSTTPNLDQLAAGGLRFTDFYVPVSLCTPSRAALLTGRLPVRMGLYPGVLEPSSRGGLPLEEVTLAEVLAARGYLTGIAGKWHLGVGPEGAFLPPHQGFHRFLGIPYSHDQGPCQNLTCFPPSTPCDGSCDQGLVPIPLLANLSVEAQPPWLPGLEARYVAFARDLMADAQRQGRPFFLYYASHHTHYPQFSGQSFSGRSGRGPFGDSLMELDAAVGALMTAVGDLGLLGETLVIFTADNGPETMRMSHGGCSGLLRCGKGTTFEGGVREPALAFWPGHIAPGVTHELASSLDLLPTLAALTGAPLPNVTLDGVDLSPLLLGTGKSPRQSLFFYSADPDEVHGVFAVRSGKYKAHFFTQGSAHSDTTADPACHASSPLTAHEPPLLFDLSEDPGENYSLLGGVAEVTPEALQALKQLQLLKAQFDAALTFSPSQMARGEDPALQICCQPSCTPRPSCCHCPEPQP from the exons ATGGTGGTACTGTGGGCCCTCGCTCTGGCCTTCGCCATAGGCCTGGCCACTGCCGGCCCACCTAACATCATGCTGATCTTTGCTGATGACCTGGGATATGGGGACCTGGGCTCCTACGGGCATCCTAGCTCCACCACCCCCAACCTGGACCAGCTGGCCGCGGGGGGGCTGCGCTTCACCGACTTCTATGTGCCCGTATCTCTATGCACACCCTCCCG GGCTGCCCTCCTGACCGGCCGACTCCCAGTTCGGATGGGCCTGTACCCTGGAGTTCTGGAGCCCAGCTCCCGAGGGGGTCTGcccctggaggaggtgaccctGGCTGAGGTCCTGGCTGCCCGGGGCTACCTCACAGGGATAGCTGGCAAGTGGCACcttggggtggggcctgaggggGCCTTTCTGCCCCCCCACCAGGGCTTCCATCGATTCCTGGGCATCCCATACTCCCATGATCAG GGCCCTTGCCAGAACCTGACCTGCTTTCCGCCATCCACCCCCTGTGATGGCAGCTGTGACCAGGGCCTGGTCCCTATCCCGCTGTTGGCCAACCTGTCCGTGGAGGCACAGCCCCCCTGGCTGCCTGGACTTGAGGCCCGCTATGTGGCTTTCGCCCGTGACCTCATGGCTGATGCCCAGCGCCAGGGCCGGCCATTTTTCCTGTACTACGCCTCTCAC CACACCCACTACCCCCAGTTCAGCGGGCAGAGCTTCTCGGGGCGCTCAGGCCGAGGGCCGTTCGGGGACTCCCTGATGGAACTGGATGCAGCGGTGGGGGCTCTGATGACAGCGGTGGGAGACCTGGGGCTGCTCGGAGAGACACTGGTCATCTTCACTGCAGACAATGG GCCTGAGACCATGAGAATGTCCCATGGCGGCTGCTCTGGCCTTCTTCGCTGCGGGAAGGGGACCACCTTTGAGGGGGGTGTCCGAGAGCCTGCCTTGGCCTTCTGGCCAGGCCACATCGCTCCCG GTGTGACCCATGAGCTGGCCAGCTCCTTGGACCTGCTACCAACCCTGGCAGCCCTGACCGGGGCCCCTCTGCCCAACGTCACCTTGGACGGTGTTGACCTCAGCCCCCTGCTGCTGGGTACAGGCAAG AGCCCCCGGCAGTCTCTCTTCTTCTACTCGGCCGACCCAGACGAGGTCCACGGGGTCTTTGCTGTGCGGAGTGGGAAGTACAAAGCGCACTTCTTCACCCAGG gctctgcccACAGTGACACCACTGCGGACCCTGCCTGCCACGCCTCTAGTCCTCTGACTGCCCACGAGCCCCCGCTGCTCTTCGACCTGTCTGAGGACCCTGGTGAGAACTACAGCCTTCTGGGAGGCGTGGCTGAGGTCACGCCCGAGGCGCTGCAGGCACTAAAGCAGCTTCAGCTGCTTAAGGCCCAGTTTGACGCTGCCTTGACCTTCAGCCCCAGCCAGATGGCCCGGGGCGAGGACCCTGCCCTGCAGATCTGCTGTCAGCCCAGCTGCACCCCCCGGCCATCCTGCTGCCACTGCCCAGAGCCCCAGCCCTGA